A genomic region of Haliotis asinina isolate JCU_RB_2024 chromosome 1, JCU_Hal_asi_v2, whole genome shotgun sequence contains the following coding sequences:
- the LOC137278078 gene encoding uncharacterized protein isoform X4, translating into MRMATRVLVIIIVILDSSFICAPTSTSTETATVTTPTAGALPPACAGGVGQLGKQYTIVSTRPYTALVWVRLHDGRYVVTCNPSCSPIAGYRATINASHTTLTIDSLTQDDVGGWGLLNATQVGAAPVTVCRLSAVRLPQCSIISDENTDSLEPGTQLTLTVNITGYYCSVEAVFNLTTGHVTEELIGSHKVSNISDLSVNKTFSVDVRRLGDVTLNFVCDRIWKLTCNGVQELFKSPPRCTISGDTDTNALVPGTNLTLSVDINNYYCPRETGFNLTTGHVTEELIGSHKVSDISDLSVNKTFSVDVRRLGDVTLNFVCDRIWKLTCNGVQGLFKSPPQCNISGDTDTNALVPGTNLTLSVDIKNIYCPRETGFNLTTGHVTEELSGSHKVSDISDLSVNKTFSVDVRRLGDVTLNFVCDRIWKLTCNGVQELFKSPPRCTISGDTDTNALVPGTNLTLSVDINNYYCPRETGFNLTTGHVTEELIGSHKVSDISDLSVNKTFSVDVRRLGDVTLNFVCDRIWKLTCNGVQELFKSPPQCNISGDTDTNALVPGTNLTLSVDIKNIYCWRNTGFVLTTGGVDDVLLQNQTTNNITDTAVTTSFVVRADHLGDVRVIYMCDNTNISLTCGGVYKLTAVSSTQESITSTAGPSTRAGASAATAGLSTRTGSVAATELSRPMGASSPTLTQETSALPTVITGTASVSLNVGIIVLIVEIVIVFLVVIVVTIVCCRKKYHAYRLAKLQNATALQTS; encoded by the exons ATGAGGATGGCGACCCGCGTGCTGGTGATCATTATTGTTATACTGGATTCTTCCTTCATCTGCG CGCCGACCTCAACGTCAACAGAAACTGCGACTGTTACTACCCCTACTGCAG GTGCGCTTCCTCCAGCATGTGCTGGGGGTGTAGGTCAGCTTGGGAAGCAGTACACCATTGTAAGTACCAGACCTTACACAGCACTGGTCTGGGTGCGTCTCCATGATGGCCGCTACGTCGTCACCTGCAACCCCAGCTGCAGCCCCATCGCCGGATACAGAGCCACCATCAATGCTTCACACACTACACTCACCATTGACAGTCTGACACAAGAcgatgtgggtgggtggggacTGTTGAATGCTACCCAGGTTGGAGCTGCACCTGTCACAGTGTGTAGACTGAGTGCTGTCA GACTTCCGCAGTGCAGCATCATCAGTGACGAGAACACCGACTCCCTGGAACCGGGAACACAGCTGACCCTGACGGTGAACATCACAGGCTACTACTGTTCTGTGGAGGCTGTGTTTAATCTGACCACAGGGCACGTGACGGAGGAGTTGATAGGGTCTCACAAAGTCAGTAATATATCTGACCTGTCGGTCAATAAAACATTCAGTGTTGATGTCAGGAGACTGGGTGACGTCACACTGAACTTTGTGTGTGACAGAATCTGGAAGCTAACGTGTAATGGCGTCCAAGAGCTATTTAAAA GCCCACCACGGTGCACCATCTCCGGCGACACAGACACCAACGCTCTGGTTCCTGGTACAAATCTCACTCTGAGTGTGGACATCAACAACTACTACTGTCCTCGGGAGACTGGGTTTAATCTGACCACAGGGCACGTGACGGAGGAGTTGATAGGGtcacacaaagtcagtgataTATCTGACCTGTCGGTCAACAAAACATTCAGTGTTGATGTCAGGAGACTGGGTGACGTCACACTGAACTTTGTGTGTGACAGAATCTGGAAGCTAACGTGTAATGGCGTCCAAGGGCTATTTAAAA GTCCACCACAGTGCAACATCTCCGGCGACACAGACACCAACGCTCTGGTTCCTGGTACAAATCTCACTCTGAGTGTGGACATCAAGAACATCTACTGTCCTCGGGAGACTGGGTTTAATCTGACCACAGGGCACGTGACGGAGGAGTTGTCGGGGTCTCACAAAGTCAGTGATATATCTGACCTGTCGGTCAACAAAACATTCAGTGTTGATGTCAGGAGACTGGGTGACGTCACACTGAACTTTGTGTGTGACAGAATCTGGAAGCTAACGTGTAATGGCGTCCAAGAGCTATTTAAAA GCCCACCACGGTGCACCATCTCCGGCGACACAGACACCAACGCTCTGGTTCCTGGTACAAATCTCACTCTGAGTGTGGACATCAACAACTACTACTGTCCTCGGGAGACTGGGTTTAATCTGACCACAGGGCACGTGACGGAGGAGTTGATAGGGtcacacaaagtcagtgataTATCTGACCTGTCGGTCAACAAAACATTCAGTGTTGATGTCAGGAGACTGGGTGACGTCACACTGAACTTTGTGTGTGACAGAATCTGGAAGCTAACGTGTAATGGCGTCCAAGAGCTATTTAAAA GTCCACCACAGTGCAACATCTCCGGCGACACAGACACCAACGCTCTGGTTCCTGGTACAAATCTCACTCTGAGTGTGGACATCAAGAACATCTACTGTTGGCGCAACACTGGCTTTGTTTTGACAACTGGTGGCGTCGACGACGTATTGCTGCAGAACCAGACAACCAACAACATCACCGACACTGCCGTAACTACCTCCTTTGTTGTCAGGGCTGATCATCTTGGTGATGTCCGTGTTATCTACATGtgtgacaacacaaacatatcacTCACCTGTGGCGGGGtttacaaactgacag CTGTTTCGTCAACTCAAGAATCAATCACCTCCACAG CTGGGCCGTCGACAAGAGCTGGAGCGTCTGCTGCTACTG CTGGCCTGTCTACACGAACTGGATCGGTTGCTGCCACTG AGCTCTCACGACCTATGGGCGCTTCCTCACCAACACTCACCCAAGAAACGTCAGCGTTGCCAACAGTTATTACTGGAACGGCGTCAGTGTCACTCAACGTTGGTATAATTGTCCTAATTGTTGAGATTGTCATCGTTTTCCTTGTCGTTATCGTTGTCACCATTGTATGTTGTCGAAAGAAATACCACGCATACCGTCTGGCAAAGCTACAAAACGCAACAGCTTTACAAACGTCCTGA
- the LOC137278078 gene encoding uncharacterized protein isoform X1, which produces MARHTCIISQDTPRSVPGPQATRLTAGTRKPPTSTSTETATVTTPTAGALPPACAGGVGQLGKQYTIVSTRPYTALVWVRLHDGRYVVTCNPSCSPIAGYRATINASHTTLTIDSLTQDDVGGWGLLNATQVGAAPVTVCRLSAVRLPQCSIISDENTDSLEPGTQLTLTVNITGYYCSVEAVFNLTTGHVTEELIGSHKVSNISDLSVNKTFSVDVRRLGDVTLNFVCDRIWKLTCNGVQELFKSPPRCTISGDTDTNALVPGTNLTLSVDINNYYCPRETGFNLTTGHVTEELIGSHKVSDISDLSVNKTFSVDVRRLGDVTLNFVCDRIWKLTCNGVQGLFKSPPQCNISGDTDTNALVPGTNLTLSVDIKNIYCPRETGFNLTTGHVTEELSGSHKVSDISDLSVNKTFSVDVRRLGDVTLNFVCDRIWKLTCNGVQELFKSPPRCTISGDTDTNALVPGTNLTLSVDINNYYCPRETGFNLTTGHVTEELIGSHKVSDISDLSVNKTFSVDVRRLGDVTLNFVCDRIWKLTCNGVQELFKSPPQCNISGDTDTNALVPGTNLTLSVDIKNIYCWRNTGFVLTTGGVDDVLLQNQTTNNITDTAVTTSFVVRADHLGDVRVIYMCDNTNISLTCGGVYKLTAVSSTQESITSTADFQTKEPITMTAGPSTRAGASAATAGLSTRTGSVAATELSRPMGASSPTLTQETSALPTVITGTASVSLNVGIIVLIVEIVIVFLVVIVVTIVCCRKKYHAYRLAKLQNATALQTS; this is translated from the exons CGCCGACCTCAACGTCAACAGAAACTGCGACTGTTACTACCCCTACTGCAG GTGCGCTTCCTCCAGCATGTGCTGGGGGTGTAGGTCAGCTTGGGAAGCAGTACACCATTGTAAGTACCAGACCTTACACAGCACTGGTCTGGGTGCGTCTCCATGATGGCCGCTACGTCGTCACCTGCAACCCCAGCTGCAGCCCCATCGCCGGATACAGAGCCACCATCAATGCTTCACACACTACACTCACCATTGACAGTCTGACACAAGAcgatgtgggtgggtggggacTGTTGAATGCTACCCAGGTTGGAGCTGCACCTGTCACAGTGTGTAGACTGAGTGCTGTCA GACTTCCGCAGTGCAGCATCATCAGTGACGAGAACACCGACTCCCTGGAACCGGGAACACAGCTGACCCTGACGGTGAACATCACAGGCTACTACTGTTCTGTGGAGGCTGTGTTTAATCTGACCACAGGGCACGTGACGGAGGAGTTGATAGGGTCTCACAAAGTCAGTAATATATCTGACCTGTCGGTCAATAAAACATTCAGTGTTGATGTCAGGAGACTGGGTGACGTCACACTGAACTTTGTGTGTGACAGAATCTGGAAGCTAACGTGTAATGGCGTCCAAGAGCTATTTAAAA GCCCACCACGGTGCACCATCTCCGGCGACACAGACACCAACGCTCTGGTTCCTGGTACAAATCTCACTCTGAGTGTGGACATCAACAACTACTACTGTCCTCGGGAGACTGGGTTTAATCTGACCACAGGGCACGTGACGGAGGAGTTGATAGGGtcacacaaagtcagtgataTATCTGACCTGTCGGTCAACAAAACATTCAGTGTTGATGTCAGGAGACTGGGTGACGTCACACTGAACTTTGTGTGTGACAGAATCTGGAAGCTAACGTGTAATGGCGTCCAAGGGCTATTTAAAA GTCCACCACAGTGCAACATCTCCGGCGACACAGACACCAACGCTCTGGTTCCTGGTACAAATCTCACTCTGAGTGTGGACATCAAGAACATCTACTGTCCTCGGGAGACTGGGTTTAATCTGACCACAGGGCACGTGACGGAGGAGTTGTCGGGGTCTCACAAAGTCAGTGATATATCTGACCTGTCGGTCAACAAAACATTCAGTGTTGATGTCAGGAGACTGGGTGACGTCACACTGAACTTTGTGTGTGACAGAATCTGGAAGCTAACGTGTAATGGCGTCCAAGAGCTATTTAAAA GCCCACCACGGTGCACCATCTCCGGCGACACAGACACCAACGCTCTGGTTCCTGGTACAAATCTCACTCTGAGTGTGGACATCAACAACTACTACTGTCCTCGGGAGACTGGGTTTAATCTGACCACAGGGCACGTGACGGAGGAGTTGATAGGGtcacacaaagtcagtgataTATCTGACCTGTCGGTCAACAAAACATTCAGTGTTGATGTCAGGAGACTGGGTGACGTCACACTGAACTTTGTGTGTGACAGAATCTGGAAGCTAACGTGTAATGGCGTCCAAGAGCTATTTAAAA GTCCACCACAGTGCAACATCTCCGGCGACACAGACACCAACGCTCTGGTTCCTGGTACAAATCTCACTCTGAGTGTGGACATCAAGAACATCTACTGTTGGCGCAACACTGGCTTTGTTTTGACAACTGGTGGCGTCGACGACGTATTGCTGCAGAACCAGACAACCAACAACATCACCGACACTGCCGTAACTACCTCCTTTGTTGTCAGGGCTGATCATCTTGGTGATGTCCGTGTTATCTACATGtgtgacaacacaaacatatcacTCACCTGTGGCGGGGtttacaaactgacag CTGTTTCGTCAACTCAAGAATCAATCACCTCCACAG CTGATTTCCAAACTAAGGAACCAATCACAATGACAG CTGGGCCGTCGACAAGAGCTGGAGCGTCTGCTGCTACTG CTGGCCTGTCTACACGAACTGGATCGGTTGCTGCCACTG AGCTCTCACGACCTATGGGCGCTTCCTCACCAACACTCACCCAAGAAACGTCAGCGTTGCCAACAGTTATTACTGGAACGGCGTCAGTGTCACTCAACGTTGGTATAATTGTCCTAATTGTTGAGATTGTCATCGTTTTCCTTGTCGTTATCGTTGTCACCATTGTATGTTGTCGAAAGAAATACCACGCATACCGTCTGGCAAAGCTACAAAACGCAACAGCTTTACAAACGTCCTGA
- the LOC137278078 gene encoding uncharacterized protein isoform X3: MARHTCIISQDTPRSVPGPQATRLTAGTRKPPTSTSTETATVTTPTAGALPPACAGGVGQLGKQYTIVSTRPYTALVWVRLHDGRYVVTCNPSCSPIAGYRATINASHTTLTIDSLTQDDVGGWGLLNATQVGAAPVTVCRLSAVRLPQCSIISDENTDSLEPGTQLTLTVNITGYYCSVEAVFNLTTGHVTEELIGSHKVSNISDLSVNKTFSVDVRRLGDVTLNFVCDRIWKLTCNGVQELFKSPPRCTISGDTDTNALVPGTNLTLSVDINNYYCPRETGFNLTTGHVTEELIGSHKVSDISDLSVNKTFSVDVRRLGDVTLNFVCDRIWKLTCNGVQGLFKSPPQCNISGDTDTNALVPGTNLTLSVDIKNIYCPRETGFNLTTGHVTEELSGSHKVSDISDLSVNKTFSVDVRRLGDVTLNFVCDRIWKLTCNGVQELFKSPPRCTISGDTDTNALVPGTNLTLSVDINNYYCPRETGFNLTTGHVTEELIGSHKVSDISDLSVNKTFSVDVRRLGDVTLNFVCDRIWKLTCNGVQELFKSPPQCNISGDTDTNALVPGTNLTLSVDIKNIYCWRNTGFVLTTGGVDDVLLQNQTTNNITDTAVTTSFVVRADHLGDVRVIYMCDNTNISLTCGGVYKLTAVSSTQESITSTAGPSTRAGASAATAGLSTRTGSVAATELSRPMGASSPTLTQETSALPTVITGTASVSLNVGIIVLIVEIVIVFLVVIVVTIVCCRKKYHAYRLAKLQNATALQTS; the protein is encoded by the exons CGCCGACCTCAACGTCAACAGAAACTGCGACTGTTACTACCCCTACTGCAG GTGCGCTTCCTCCAGCATGTGCTGGGGGTGTAGGTCAGCTTGGGAAGCAGTACACCATTGTAAGTACCAGACCTTACACAGCACTGGTCTGGGTGCGTCTCCATGATGGCCGCTACGTCGTCACCTGCAACCCCAGCTGCAGCCCCATCGCCGGATACAGAGCCACCATCAATGCTTCACACACTACACTCACCATTGACAGTCTGACACAAGAcgatgtgggtgggtggggacTGTTGAATGCTACCCAGGTTGGAGCTGCACCTGTCACAGTGTGTAGACTGAGTGCTGTCA GACTTCCGCAGTGCAGCATCATCAGTGACGAGAACACCGACTCCCTGGAACCGGGAACACAGCTGACCCTGACGGTGAACATCACAGGCTACTACTGTTCTGTGGAGGCTGTGTTTAATCTGACCACAGGGCACGTGACGGAGGAGTTGATAGGGTCTCACAAAGTCAGTAATATATCTGACCTGTCGGTCAATAAAACATTCAGTGTTGATGTCAGGAGACTGGGTGACGTCACACTGAACTTTGTGTGTGACAGAATCTGGAAGCTAACGTGTAATGGCGTCCAAGAGCTATTTAAAA GCCCACCACGGTGCACCATCTCCGGCGACACAGACACCAACGCTCTGGTTCCTGGTACAAATCTCACTCTGAGTGTGGACATCAACAACTACTACTGTCCTCGGGAGACTGGGTTTAATCTGACCACAGGGCACGTGACGGAGGAGTTGATAGGGtcacacaaagtcagtgataTATCTGACCTGTCGGTCAACAAAACATTCAGTGTTGATGTCAGGAGACTGGGTGACGTCACACTGAACTTTGTGTGTGACAGAATCTGGAAGCTAACGTGTAATGGCGTCCAAGGGCTATTTAAAA GTCCACCACAGTGCAACATCTCCGGCGACACAGACACCAACGCTCTGGTTCCTGGTACAAATCTCACTCTGAGTGTGGACATCAAGAACATCTACTGTCCTCGGGAGACTGGGTTTAATCTGACCACAGGGCACGTGACGGAGGAGTTGTCGGGGTCTCACAAAGTCAGTGATATATCTGACCTGTCGGTCAACAAAACATTCAGTGTTGATGTCAGGAGACTGGGTGACGTCACACTGAACTTTGTGTGTGACAGAATCTGGAAGCTAACGTGTAATGGCGTCCAAGAGCTATTTAAAA GCCCACCACGGTGCACCATCTCCGGCGACACAGACACCAACGCTCTGGTTCCTGGTACAAATCTCACTCTGAGTGTGGACATCAACAACTACTACTGTCCTCGGGAGACTGGGTTTAATCTGACCACAGGGCACGTGACGGAGGAGTTGATAGGGtcacacaaagtcagtgataTATCTGACCTGTCGGTCAACAAAACATTCAGTGTTGATGTCAGGAGACTGGGTGACGTCACACTGAACTTTGTGTGTGACAGAATCTGGAAGCTAACGTGTAATGGCGTCCAAGAGCTATTTAAAA GTCCACCACAGTGCAACATCTCCGGCGACACAGACACCAACGCTCTGGTTCCTGGTACAAATCTCACTCTGAGTGTGGACATCAAGAACATCTACTGTTGGCGCAACACTGGCTTTGTTTTGACAACTGGTGGCGTCGACGACGTATTGCTGCAGAACCAGACAACCAACAACATCACCGACACTGCCGTAACTACCTCCTTTGTTGTCAGGGCTGATCATCTTGGTGATGTCCGTGTTATCTACATGtgtgacaacacaaacatatcacTCACCTGTGGCGGGGtttacaaactgacag CTGTTTCGTCAACTCAAGAATCAATCACCTCCACAG CTGGGCCGTCGACAAGAGCTGGAGCGTCTGCTGCTACTG CTGGCCTGTCTACACGAACTGGATCGGTTGCTGCCACTG AGCTCTCACGACCTATGGGCGCTTCCTCACCAACACTCACCCAAGAAACGTCAGCGTTGCCAACAGTTATTACTGGAACGGCGTCAGTGTCACTCAACGTTGGTATAATTGTCCTAATTGTTGAGATTGTCATCGTTTTCCTTGTCGTTATCGTTGTCACCATTGTATGTTGTCGAAAGAAATACCACGCATACCGTCTGGCAAAGCTACAAAACGCAACAGCTTTACAAACGTCCTGA
- the LOC137278078 gene encoding uncharacterized protein isoform X2 codes for MRMATRVLVIIIVILDSSFICAPTSTSTETATVTTPTAGALPPACAGGVGQLGKQYTIVSTRPYTALVWVRLHDGRYVVTCNPSCSPIAGYRATINASHTTLTIDSLTQDDVGGWGLLNATQVGAAPVTVCRLSAVRLPQCSIISDENTDSLEPGTQLTLTVNITGYYCSVEAVFNLTTGHVTEELIGSHKVSNISDLSVNKTFSVDVRRLGDVTLNFVCDRIWKLTCNGVQELFKSPPRCTISGDTDTNALVPGTNLTLSVDINNYYCPRETGFNLTTGHVTEELIGSHKVSDISDLSVNKTFSVDVRRLGDVTLNFVCDRIWKLTCNGVQGLFKSPPQCNISGDTDTNALVPGTNLTLSVDIKNIYCPRETGFNLTTGHVTEELSGSHKVSDISDLSVNKTFSVDVRRLGDVTLNFVCDRIWKLTCNGVQELFKSPPRCTISGDTDTNALVPGTNLTLSVDINNYYCPRETGFNLTTGHVTEELIGSHKVSDISDLSVNKTFSVDVRRLGDVTLNFVCDRIWKLTCNGVQELFKSPPQCNISGDTDTNALVPGTNLTLSVDIKNIYCWRNTGFVLTTGGVDDVLLQNQTTNNITDTAVTTSFVVRADHLGDVRVIYMCDNTNISLTCGGVYKLTAVSSTQESITSTADFQTKEPITMTAGPSTRAGASAATAGLSTRTGSVAATELSRPMGASSPTLTQETSALPTVITGTASVSLNVGIIVLIVEIVIVFLVVIVVTIVCCRKKYHAYRLAKLQNATALQTS; via the exons ATGAGGATGGCGACCCGCGTGCTGGTGATCATTATTGTTATACTGGATTCTTCCTTCATCTGCG CGCCGACCTCAACGTCAACAGAAACTGCGACTGTTACTACCCCTACTGCAG GTGCGCTTCCTCCAGCATGTGCTGGGGGTGTAGGTCAGCTTGGGAAGCAGTACACCATTGTAAGTACCAGACCTTACACAGCACTGGTCTGGGTGCGTCTCCATGATGGCCGCTACGTCGTCACCTGCAACCCCAGCTGCAGCCCCATCGCCGGATACAGAGCCACCATCAATGCTTCACACACTACACTCACCATTGACAGTCTGACACAAGAcgatgtgggtgggtggggacTGTTGAATGCTACCCAGGTTGGAGCTGCACCTGTCACAGTGTGTAGACTGAGTGCTGTCA GACTTCCGCAGTGCAGCATCATCAGTGACGAGAACACCGACTCCCTGGAACCGGGAACACAGCTGACCCTGACGGTGAACATCACAGGCTACTACTGTTCTGTGGAGGCTGTGTTTAATCTGACCACAGGGCACGTGACGGAGGAGTTGATAGGGTCTCACAAAGTCAGTAATATATCTGACCTGTCGGTCAATAAAACATTCAGTGTTGATGTCAGGAGACTGGGTGACGTCACACTGAACTTTGTGTGTGACAGAATCTGGAAGCTAACGTGTAATGGCGTCCAAGAGCTATTTAAAA GCCCACCACGGTGCACCATCTCCGGCGACACAGACACCAACGCTCTGGTTCCTGGTACAAATCTCACTCTGAGTGTGGACATCAACAACTACTACTGTCCTCGGGAGACTGGGTTTAATCTGACCACAGGGCACGTGACGGAGGAGTTGATAGGGtcacacaaagtcagtgataTATCTGACCTGTCGGTCAACAAAACATTCAGTGTTGATGTCAGGAGACTGGGTGACGTCACACTGAACTTTGTGTGTGACAGAATCTGGAAGCTAACGTGTAATGGCGTCCAAGGGCTATTTAAAA GTCCACCACAGTGCAACATCTCCGGCGACACAGACACCAACGCTCTGGTTCCTGGTACAAATCTCACTCTGAGTGTGGACATCAAGAACATCTACTGTCCTCGGGAGACTGGGTTTAATCTGACCACAGGGCACGTGACGGAGGAGTTGTCGGGGTCTCACAAAGTCAGTGATATATCTGACCTGTCGGTCAACAAAACATTCAGTGTTGATGTCAGGAGACTGGGTGACGTCACACTGAACTTTGTGTGTGACAGAATCTGGAAGCTAACGTGTAATGGCGTCCAAGAGCTATTTAAAA GCCCACCACGGTGCACCATCTCCGGCGACACAGACACCAACGCTCTGGTTCCTGGTACAAATCTCACTCTGAGTGTGGACATCAACAACTACTACTGTCCTCGGGAGACTGGGTTTAATCTGACCACAGGGCACGTGACGGAGGAGTTGATAGGGtcacacaaagtcagtgataTATCTGACCTGTCGGTCAACAAAACATTCAGTGTTGATGTCAGGAGACTGGGTGACGTCACACTGAACTTTGTGTGTGACAGAATCTGGAAGCTAACGTGTAATGGCGTCCAAGAGCTATTTAAAA GTCCACCACAGTGCAACATCTCCGGCGACACAGACACCAACGCTCTGGTTCCTGGTACAAATCTCACTCTGAGTGTGGACATCAAGAACATCTACTGTTGGCGCAACACTGGCTTTGTTTTGACAACTGGTGGCGTCGACGACGTATTGCTGCAGAACCAGACAACCAACAACATCACCGACACTGCCGTAACTACCTCCTTTGTTGTCAGGGCTGATCATCTTGGTGATGTCCGTGTTATCTACATGtgtgacaacacaaacatatcacTCACCTGTGGCGGGGtttacaaactgacag CTGTTTCGTCAACTCAAGAATCAATCACCTCCACAG CTGATTTCCAAACTAAGGAACCAATCACAATGACAG CTGGGCCGTCGACAAGAGCTGGAGCGTCTGCTGCTACTG CTGGCCTGTCTACACGAACTGGATCGGTTGCTGCCACTG AGCTCTCACGACCTATGGGCGCTTCCTCACCAACACTCACCCAAGAAACGTCAGCGTTGCCAACAGTTATTACTGGAACGGCGTCAGTGTCACTCAACGTTGGTATAATTGTCCTAATTGTTGAGATTGTCATCGTTTTCCTTGTCGTTATCGTTGTCACCATTGTATGTTGTCGAAAGAAATACCACGCATACCGTCTGGCAAAGCTACAAAACGCAACAGCTTTACAAACGTCCTGA
- the LOC137295757 gene encoding uncharacterized protein: MAHLGSDQTAGTWSAAQQDRHINVLELDAVRLAILHWSIPLRHQTLLVHTDSSVAAWTINRQGSTRATPLLDLTLRLFELVDRLCLSIRAVHIPGAKNVLADVLSRPDAPPSTEWQLNPRTFQSLCLQFGRPMLDLFATRLNCQLPIYVSPVPDPAAWAVDALSLEWEGMDAYAFPPPAVLAQVVAKLQTTKSIRLLLVAPMWPARPWGLRNSGYSKRVASALASSQRKTTQKLYDFQWGSFSSFCEDNGVEAGSATLPQIADYLVHLRNVRGLKASSINTNLAAIMSVIRKRSPGLDISVLRELIKSFRQAEGRRKPRAPEWDLAVVLDHLKSDFYEPLEEAPLLRVTVKTTFLVAMASAARISELHALQADLLRFEATDGGSASLGLAPDFVCKNQQADELGRTFHIPSLGPLVDPTEEGALSLCPVRAFRVYTDRTRSLRQGRRRLFLPHSQRSKREIDRRALGVYLRSAIIEAYKGQDRPLPTRTNPHEIRAVSATMAYHRNITVADIMAGCFWKSGLVFANHYLRTLSNEDLAGISRLGPQVFAQQRTGGPYPLIRRGAAPL, translated from the exons ATGGCTCACTTGGGGTCGGACCAGACGGCAGGTACCTGGTCGGCAGCCCAGCAGGACcggcacatcaatgtgctggaGTTGGACGCCGTACGACTTGCCATCCTCCATTGGTCCATTCCCCTCAGGCACCAGACCTTACTGGTCCACACGGACAGCTCAGTCGCAGCCTGGACGATCAACCGTCAAGGCTCCACCAGAGCCACTCCTCTCCTAGACCTGACCCTCCGCCTGTTCGAACTGGTAGACAGGCTCTGCCTGAGCATCCGTGCAGTTCACATTCCAGGAGCCAAGAACGTCCTGGCAGATGTTCTCTCCCGGCCGGACGCGCCTCCTTCGACAGAGTGGCAACTGAACCCGCGGACGTTTCAGTCCCTCTGTCTCCAGTTCGGCAGGCCCATGTTGGATCTGTTTGCCACCAGGCTGAACTGCCAGCTCCCGATCTATGTATCCCCCGTGCCGGACCCAGCGGCCTGGGCCGTCGATGCACTGTCGTTAGAGTGGGAAGGGATGGACGCTTATGCCTTCCCTCCCCCAGCGGTTCTAGCACAGGTAGTGGCCAAGCTTCAGACCACCAAGTCCATCAGACTGCTTCTGGTGGCTCCCATGTGGCCTGCCCGGCCCTG GGGGCTCAGGAACAGTGGATACTCCAAGCGAGTAGCCTCGGCCTTGGCTTCCTCACAGAGGAAAACCACGCAGAAGCTCTACGACTTCCAGTGGGGTTCCTTTTCCTCCTTCTGTGAAGACAACGGCGTGGAGGCCGGTTCTGCCACTCTTCCCCAGATAGCTGATTATCTGGTTCACTTGCGCAACGTTCGAGGGCTCAAGGCCTCCTCCATTAACACCAATCTGGCGGCCATCATGTCCGTTATAAGGAAGAGGTCGCCGGGACTGGACATTTCTGTACTGAGGGAGCTCATCAAGTCTTTCCGACAGGCGGAGGGTCGGCGCAAGCCGAGGGCTCCTGAGTGGGATCTGGCAGTGGTCCTTGACCACCTCAAGTCAGATTTTTATGAGCCTCTAGAAGAGGCTCCCCTCCTCCGCGTCACGGTGAAGACCACCTTTCTAGTGGCCATGGCCTCGGCGGCCCGAATATCGGAGCTTCATGCTCTTCAGGCGGATCTCCTGAGATTTGAGGCCACGGATGGAGGATCTGCGTCCTTGGGCCTCGCCCCCGACTTCGTTTGCAAGAACCAACAGGCAGACGAACTGGGACGTACCTTCCACATCCCTTCCTTAGGGCCGTTGGTAGACCCGACGGAGGAGGGAGCACTCTCTCTCTGCCCTGTCAGGGCTTTCCGAGTGTATACCGACCGTACCCGCTCCCTTAGGCAGGGGCGGCGGAGGCTCTTCCTCCCTCACTCCCAGAGGAGCAAAAGGGAGATTGATCGGAGAGCTCTTGGGGTATACCTTCGGTCGGCCATCATAGAGGCCTACAAAGGCCAGGACAGACCTCTTCCGACTCGAACcaacccacacgagatcaggGCCGTCTCGGCCACCATGGCTTATCACCGCAACATTACGGTGGCGGACATCATGGCGGGCTGCTTCTGGAAGTCTGGCTTGGTGTTCGCCAACCACTATTTACGAACCCTCTCCAACGAGGATCTGGCGGGCATTTCAAGGCTAGGACCCCAGGTCTTTGCCCAGCAAAGAACGGGGGGTCCTTACCCTTTAATTCGGCGCGGGGCTGCTCCTCTTTAG